In Lacerta agilis isolate rLacAgi1 chromosome 8, rLacAgi1.pri, whole genome shotgun sequence, one genomic interval encodes:
- the LOC117051007 gene encoding zinc finger protein RFP-like isoform X2, whose amino-acid sequence MATEGPLQELIDAMTCPICLGYFKDPVMLDCGHNFCKACTVQSWPESEGANACPECRRLFQPMDSRPNWQLAKVVQLVKLWVERRPERRREVCKRHRKPLKFICKDDEAPLCMVCKRTKAHSGHKVALLEEVARELKEKTKAQLKAMEEERKNLEGCKITQEPGRSECLKM is encoded by the exons ATGGCAACTGAGGGACCTCTTCAGGAGCTTATTGATGCAATGACTTGTCCCATCTGCCTGGGATATTTCAAAGATCCTGTGATGTTGGACTGCGGGCATAATTTCTGCAAAGCTTGCACTGTCCAGTCTTGGCCTGAATCTGAGGGAGCCAATGCTTGTCCCGAgtgcaggagactctttcagccAATGGACAGCAGGCCAAACTGGCAACTGGCCAAAGTGGTCCAGCTTGTCAAGCTGTGGGTGGAGAGACGACCAGAAAGGAGAAGGGAGGTGTGTAAAAGACATCGGAAGCCCCTGAAGTTCATTTGTAAAGATGATGAAGCCCCGCTCTGTATGGTGTGTAAACGGACCAAGGCACACAGTGGCCATAAGGTAGCCCTGTTGGAGGAAGTTGCCCGAGAGCTCAAG gagaAAACCAAAGCCCAGCTGAAGGctatggaggaagagaggaagaaccTTGAAGGCTGCAAAATTACTCAAGAGCCGGGAAGATCAGAATGTCTG AAAATGTGA
- the LOC117051007 gene encoding zinc finger protein RFP-like isoform X1 → MCGCDICLDSSISWWCLTGEVRMATEGPLQELIDAMTCPICLGYFKDPVMLDCGHNFCKACTVQSWPESEGANACPECRRLFQPMDSRPNWQLAKVVQLVKLWVERRPERRREVCKRHRKPLKFICKDDEAPLCMVCKRTKAHSGHKVALLEEVARELKEKTKAQLKAMEEERKNLEGCKITQEPGRSECLKM, encoded by the exons atgtgtggatgtGATATTTGTCTGGATTCCAGTATTTCTTGGTGGTGTTTAACT GGAGAAGTAAGGATGGCAACTGAGGGACCTCTTCAGGAGCTTATTGATGCAATGACTTGTCCCATCTGCCTGGGATATTTCAAAGATCCTGTGATGTTGGACTGCGGGCATAATTTCTGCAAAGCTTGCACTGTCCAGTCTTGGCCTGAATCTGAGGGAGCCAATGCTTGTCCCGAgtgcaggagactctttcagccAATGGACAGCAGGCCAAACTGGCAACTGGCCAAAGTGGTCCAGCTTGTCAAGCTGTGGGTGGAGAGACGACCAGAAAGGAGAAGGGAGGTGTGTAAAAGACATCGGAAGCCCCTGAAGTTCATTTGTAAAGATGATGAAGCCCCGCTCTGTATGGTGTGTAAACGGACCAAGGCACACAGTGGCCATAAGGTAGCCCTGTTGGAGGAAGTTGCCCGAGAGCTCAAG gagaAAACCAAAGCCCAGCTGAAGGctatggaggaagagaggaagaaccTTGAAGGCTGCAAAATTACTCAAGAGCCGGGAAGATCAGAATGTCTG AAAATGTGA